A region of the Harpia harpyja isolate bHarHar1 chromosome 14, bHarHar1 primary haplotype, whole genome shotgun sequence genome:
ACGTGCCCAGGGCTGCTGCCGCCTCTTCCCCGTGCCATGCCGGCCCCGGCGTCTCTGTGCCTGCTGCCGgcacagccccgctgcctgccggCTTTCCCGATGCCCTCCCCTAtatccctgccagcccccactcggctcagctctccctgcagctTCACTTGGGGGTGATGCAAAAACCGCTgttatttctgcttctgtgcCCAGTGGCATCAGCTCGGTTACCTTCATTTATTTCTGTTCCTAAACACAGGTGTTTGCACTGGATTttctcatttggggaaaaaaaaaattcttcttgaaGCAGGGTTGATGGTTGCAAACTGGGTTTTTATTCATTTCTCGCCGACCCCCTTTCCCGCACCTGTGTTGGTGCATGTGGGGAGACCCAAAACCTGCTGGGTCCGCCGCGAGCTCTGCGCAGGGTTTGCTCTTGAGGGAGGGTGCTCTGAGCAGGGTGACAGCGGTAGGAGCTCCAGCTCTGAAATGAGCCCCCTTTGAAGTCTGGGACGTCGCCTAATCTCGCTGCTTTTGTTGAGGTTTGTTCCATTTTATGCGTCTGCTAATAAATATTGTAGCATGCTAAAAATAACTGTTAAACATGAAGAAAGAAGTAAAGCTGCTTTGGGCCCTGAATTTCCAGTTTAATTCCCTTCTCAGGGAAGCTCAGACTTTCTGAAACAGGTTTAGCAGCGCCTGGGCTGCACGGTTGGTTGTGGCTCTTCAGTGCGGTGCTGCCGTGCCAGGGAAGAGCCGGTGCCAAGGAGGTGTTGCAGGGCAGGACAGGGATGGGCGAGAGAGATGCTCCTCTTAGAGGCTTGGTGACTGCTCTCCCAGTGCCACATCGAGGGTGGAAGCTCCTTGCGGAGGATCTGGGGGCATCCCGAGAGGAttgagggaggagaaagcagCCGGGTCGGGGAGCCGGGGACATCTCATGCCCTCTGTGCTCAGGGATGCCGATGGTGTGGCCGATCAGCAGCCCTGCGGTCCCAGGTGTTGCTCTCGAGCCCTCCCGTGTGCCACGTTCGCATCACAGGGATCAGCCTGAGCGGCCGGCTTACCCCAGCCCCGCGTGCCGATTCCGTGCCCTGTACGGCGCTGGCAAAGCCCCGCGTGGCACAGCCGTGCTGGCAGAAGTCACGTAGGTAGAGCAGGAGCCCGTGCCAGCGGAGGAGCCTCCCGCTGCTGCGTCTGCGGCATCTCTGCCCGGCGCTGGCGGGGTCCCCGGCGTCTGCGCAGCCCCGGCGCGCGGCATCGAGGAACGGCTGTGCCGGCAGTCCCCTTTCTGCTTGCAGCCGGGCAGGGAGTGCTGTGCCAGCGTGCAACGCTGCCCTGGCACCATCCCTGCGTCCCCTGCACCGCTCACCGCGCGGCCGACTGGCAAACGCAAACTGAAAGCCGGTAGTTTTAGCATTGCCGATGGTTGCGTGTGTTGGAGGGGTTCACGTGCTGTCCCTGCTGCGGCCCACCGGCTCTCAGCAGCGTGGCCCTGCCCGTCCTTGCAGGCAGCGATGGGATTCGGCAAAGACGCCGGCAGCGGCGGAGGTGCCGGAGGCGTTCAGCCCGGGCTGGGTTTCGTGGTGGTTTGTGCGCCGCGGTGCCTGGCAGGGAcgagcagggggctgcgggggccgtTGGCAGCCCTGGGCGATGGGGGCAACCCTCCTCGGCCTCCACCGCCGCCGGTGCGATTGCCTCGGCGCGGCTCGGGCGCCCGTTTGGTGAGAGGGCGGCTGCACGCGGTACAGCTCGTCCCGCCGCCCGCGCGGCTCCCGGCCCACGTGCTGAGTCAGCGCCTCTGCGtggcggggagtgggggggctcCAATGAGTAAGGGTGGGTTGGAGGGGCCGCACAGGCACACGTGTGCGTGTCCTGGGGGGAGACGGACCCTGCGGGCACCCTGCCTGCTGGCCGCCCTCGCCAGCCCCATGGCCGCACCGCTGACCCCTCTCCGGAGGATCCTGCGGCACACCGAGGGGCAGGGGCTCGGCGGGCAAAGCGGTGAAGGCGGCTCCTCTTTCTGTTCTAGTACATCGAAGCCATCAGCAACAAGCAAGGCGAGCTGGAAAACTACGTCTCGGATGGCTATAAGACAGCTCTCACGGAAGAGAGGAGACGGTTCTGCTTCCTGGTAGAGAAACAGTGTGCCGTAGCGAAGAGTGCTATCACCTACCATGCCAAGGTGAGTCGGCCCTGCCGGAGCTGCCGTTCTGCTGCCGTGTTCCCgcggctgctgggctgcaggtcCCGGCTGCCCCGTCACCGGGGGGATACTCCTGTCGTGAGCCGTTGCCTATGGAACAGGCTGGTATCCTGACAGCCGCAGCTGGTGCAGCCCCTGCGGCTCGGGGGAGAGAGGCGGGAGGGAATATACCCGTGGGTGACCCACGGACAAGATGCCCTGGGAGATACATGTGCTCCCAGACTGGGAGAGGCAGGGCTGCACACCGAGCTGCACTTCGTCCGACGAGGGGCCACGTCTCCCATGGGTGCTGGTCTGCATTTCAAAGCAGCTTCTGGCTGCACGAGGTGGACGGGACCGACTGCGGTTTGCTCGAGTGCCAACGTGGCGGTGGTGACGGCAGAGCCTGGCGGCGCATCCCGCTGTCTGGCGGTGCCAGCCCCTCCGTGGTGCGACTTCACCTGCGCAGGAGAGCTCATGGTAGATGGATGGGGCCGAGTTCACCTCTCCTGCATGTCGTGGTCACTGAGGTCTGagggctctgccccagcagagGTTTCTCAGGTTCCTCATGCATCAGCTCGTGatttgcaaaagcagaagaaatgcaaagcagcaaTATTCCTGCTCAGAGTCAGAGCAGCGCTGCCCGCCTGGCAGAGCTCACTCTGACCCTCGCCTTACCCCCTGGCCTTAGCAAAGGCAGGTATTAAACCAGAGATTAAATTGCTGCTCCAAACCCCCTCTTGCCCATTCCCAGACAGCCCATGttgcctgggctgggggctggagctgctgcctgccagcctggggagcagcagcccccTGCGCTGGTCCAGAGCGGAATCCATCCGGATGAGGGCTGGGAACGCTGGTGCTGCTCCCGCAGCCTTTTGCTCCTGTTCTGGTTGTTCCCCATCGCCACCCCCCGTCGCTCACAGCACCCATCTGTCACCGCCGCGCTTGGCACCAGGGAGCAGGAGAAGGAGTTTGGATTAGTCAGCTCTGTCCTCGTGCTGTGCTGCGGACCGGATCGATGCTTGGCATATGCAAACTCCTCCTGTagtgcaggaggggaaaaaaaaatcctccccagGGGTTGGTGGCGGGGGGAGATCAGCAGGCATGAGGGTGCTGGCACCCGCAGCGTGGCTGCGGCACGGGGAAACCAAAAActtcttgcagcagcagcacatggaGGGTGATTCTGCAAGAGGGACTCTGCAGGTGGCTCATCCAGAGCGCGGTGGGCGTACGTGTGATGTGGGTGCCCGGCCCCGCACCAGCCTGGCAGCCGGCGTGGGCCTTGCCGGCTAAAAACGCcgtcctgctgctgcctgcagctcccggAGGATGCTGGCGGCAGCCGCAGTCTGGGTGGCGAGGCTGCGCCTCAGCTGGAACCAGTGGCCGATAGTGGGGAAACGTTCTGGGACTTTGAAATTGGCTTTAGAGGTTTTTTTGATACATGGGGACCAAGTCATCTCCAGATGAGACCGGACGCAAAGCCGCGCAGAGGTGTTGGGTCACCCTCTGCCGCGCGGCTCTGCTGCGGGGTGAGCCGGTGGGTGAGTTGGCCGTCAGGGTTACCGGAGCTTCTCCTCCGCTTCTCTTCACGGCGCGTTTCTCGGGGAGGTGTTTAGGCAGGTGCCTGGGGGTCGGTGGGGTGCTTGGCTGAGGAACGACCTTGGGGTGGTTTGGGACATCTCCTGCCTCGGAGAGTCACACGATGAGATGCTCACTCACACGGCATGGGTGTGTTAGGTGAATAAGGGCAAGTTTagctccatcttttttttttattctttttttttttttcctccttggctCGGAGCACCGCAGTGGATGGCTGCAGGTCCTGCCCACGGGCAGGGAACAGCGGGGTTTAGCTGCAGGGCGGTGGGGCCAGAGGCTGTCGGTGCTGAGCAGCCCTAAACAAGAAGCTGATCCCTCAGGACCTGGGTGACAGCACAGAGTATGGGCTGTGCCCTGCCAAGCCTTTGGTCAGGTTTTATTTCTCCGCTTGGTCGAGCGGTGCTGTTCCCCAaggagcccagcaccctgcccagctTCCTATGGCCCCTCTGCTCCTGGAGCTGCCCCACACAGGATATCTCAGAATAAGCTGGGGAGATGAAttaccttttccttccctcctttccatttttcatgaCACCTTCCTGGCTTAGCTGCTGTCAGAGCCTGGAAGTGGTAAGTCCCTGTGTTTTATCTCATCTGTGCCATGCACAGGGGAGTCAATTGATCTTGCGGCCAGGATCAGGCCAGCTCCGGATCCGTGCAGTGCTGCCCAGGGAGGGGTGCAGAGCTGGGTGGTTTTCCTGCACCCCTGTGCCCTCACGCCTCGTTTTTCTCTGTTGCAGGGGAAGGAGATGCTGACGCAGAAGCTGCCACTGTGGCAGCAGTCCTGCTCGGATCCCAACAAGATCCCGGACCGCGCTATACAGCTCATGCAGCAGATGGCTGCCAGCAGCAATGGCACCATTATGCCCAGCCCTCTGTCTACATCCAAATCCAACCTCATCATCTCTGACCCCATCCCTGGTGCCAAACCTCTCCCTGTCCCCCCGGAGCTGGCACCTTTTGTAGGAGTAAGTATCTCTGTGGTGGAAATTGTCCTGCCCTTCTGAGCAAAGCTGGAGGGACGAGCCCGGGCCGGTGTCACCGTTGTCCTCAGCAAGTTGCCTTTTGGTGGACTGTCACTGATACGCAGGGGTGGGCAGCTCCGTGCACACACCGCCCTGGGATGCGGGAAGGAGAGTACGGCATGGCTGACGTGGGGATGGGCagcctgtcccatcccatcccacctgGGATTGCTGAGCTCcagaggggcaggggctgcagggcctcCCGGGGGGGAATTTGGGGAACCCACAAGCTGGACTCGCCTGGCCAGGCTGGTCCCAGTCAGGCTGGTCCCAGAGCTGTGGGGCTGAACCAAGGTACCCCAGTAACTGCAGGAGAAGGTGCTTGGAGTGACCTGTGGGATGAAAGACCCTTCAGAAAAGGGTCTCCCCTGTGATGTGGGGGCCTGAGCTGAGCAGTAGAGCTCAGGAGGGATTTATCAGGTGCAAGGCAGCTTGGTGCAGTAAAATACCGTAGAGGTGACCCCGCTGCTCCCCCCAGAGCAGTTTGTCTCAGGTCGAGAACTAAACCCATCAAGCTGAAGCTCTGGTCTGCTGTGAACCACCTTCCCTGGAGCTGCATCCCGCTGCgggagctgtgctgggatgcCCTAATGAAGACGTTCCCcgtcttcccccccctcctctcctctctccgtAGCGCATGTCGGCACAGGAGGCCATGCCGGTGATGAACGGAGTCTCAGGCCCAGACAGTGACGGGTACAACCACTGGTCTGAGATGAAGCCAGCACAGCCCAAATCTTTATCTCCTCCCCAGCCTCAGAAGCAGCTGAGTGACTCTTACTCCAATACACTCCCAGTTCGCAAAAATGTGCCACCGAAAAACAGCTACGCATCAGGTGAGGCTTCgtcctccccctcctctgctgcgggggctgccggggtgctgtggggctggctgtgccGGGGGGGTCGCAGCCGCGGTGAGCAGGGTCACCGGGGatgctggtggtggcagggcagTGACCGGCAGCATTCCTCCGGCATCAAGTGCCGCTCGTGCTTCTGGATGTGGCGTTAGGAAACGAGCGGAGCTGGGTTCTGCCATGGGtttttgggtgggtgggtttCAGCCAACGGACAGCATTTCCAGGAGGAAAACGTCAAGGAATCTCACGCAGGGAGGCTGCTCCCTTTGCCGTGGCTGGTGGGCGATGCCAAGAGTGGCAGATCCTGCCTGGGATCCTGCTCATTAAGGGGGAAGATGGGAGTCAAACACTGAAGGTTTTATTGGTACCTGGGGTAAAATAAGCAAGGTTAGGGACCTATCCCTACTTGTGCTTGGGTTTGGCCGCGGGGTGAAGGACTTGGGGCACTCGTTGGCCTCTGTCTCCCACCAGCCGAAAACAAGACGCTGCCACGCTCCAGCTCCATGGCCGCAGGGCTTGAGAGGAACGGCAGGACGAGGGTGCAGGCCATTTTCTCTCACGCTGCCGGAGATAACAGCACCCTCCTGAGCTTCAAGGAGGGTGACCTCATCACGCTGCTGGTGCCGGAGGCCAGGGACGGCTGGCATTACGGAGAGAGcgagaaaacaaaaatgtgagTGCCATGGCTGTCCCCGTGAACTGCTGCACCCCGGGCGCAGCCTCTTCTGGATCCCCCACGAATAAGTGTGGGTTTGGCTTCATCCCATGCCTTTGCCTTTCAGGAGGGGCTGGTTTCCTTTCTCTTACACGCGGGTCCTCGACAGTGATGGCAGCGAGCGGGTCCACGCAAGGTAGGAGCATCGCACGGGTGCCGTGCCGGGTGGGTCCCTGCACCCCTCCTAGGGCAGGTTTGTGGGCTTGGGATGGGAATACTCCGCTTCCCCTGGACATGACACATGTCGTTAGGAATAACTCCCGTCACAGGCGGGTGGTAGCTGGCTCAGGGGGGCTTTGGCCACGGTGTCCCCTGCCGCGGGTGGATGGGCAGCCTGGGCATCTCAGCCTGGAGTGGGCTGGTGCTGATGCCTCTGCTTTGGGTGCCCCCACCCAGCCTGCAgcaagggaagagcagcagcaccgGCAACCTGCTGGACAAAGACGACATCGCCATCCCGCCGCCCGACTACggcatggcctcccaagccttcCCGGCGCAAGGCGTCAACACCTTCAAGCAGAGGCCGTACAGCGTGGCCGTACCTGCCTTCTCCCAGGTGAGCCCACGGGGCAGCGGGGGCTTCTCCCACTTTAGGGAGGGCTTTCTATGAATGGGAGATGCTTGAGCAAAGCCCTGGGCGTTAGTCCCTGCCGGAGCCCTGCGTGTGGTGGCCTGGGTGTCTGTGCCATCTCCGTCCCACCTGTGGTTTTAAAGCAGAAGGGTGAAATGTGTTAAAGCATCTTCTCAGTCTTGGCGTGATGTAGATGGTGTGCGGGTGCAGGAGGACTGCTCTCCAACTTGTGTTCGTTGTTTGTAGGACTACCTAATGCCCTATGGTTGTGCAATTAAAGACTATTCCAGTGGCCTCTGCCAACCACCCTCCGCTCACTACAAGCCTTACACTAGGTCGACAGCTGTAAGTCGGAATGCACGCAATGTTTCCCTTGGGATTTACGGGTAGTTGGCCGCTTTTGCCTGGTGACCCGTGTGCCTTGTCCGAGGCCCCATCTCTTGCTGAGCGTCTCTCCTGGGGAGAagggatggggatgcagggaggcagtgggagaggagagcagcGGATGGGGAGGATGGGCCGGTTTGGCTCGCCTGCGCGGAACGGGCAAGGCACGGGGAGCGAGTGGCACAAAACGGCACCGTAAACCCCCAAAGGACAACACTTGCCAACGCTATGGGAGCCTCCCACCAGAAACAGGCTGTTCACAGGCAGCTGGAAGCGTTTTCTCTGGCACGTGCCTATTCAAGCCGGTGACGGTCCCGTGAGGACACTGGAGTGAGCGTGCGAGGCTGGGGCAGACCCCGGCCAGGGTGCCGGCAGTTGTCCAAAACAAGCTCGGGGCTTCTCAGTTAACAAATTGGGGAGGATGCATGTGTGGATGGCTTCAGTTTaacccaggagctgctggtgtAGCGGGGCTTGCCTGCCAGCACGAGCATGATGGGATGAGCCAcattggcttccctggagctctCGGCACATGCTGGCAGATGgggagaggatgaggagggggagaggtGGCCACGCAGCACCCGACCTTTTGGCAGGGTGCTCCAGAGAGGCGGCAGCTCCAGCTGGGATCTGGTCCTCTCTGCAGAGGATGGGCAAGTGTGGCCCCACTTGCTGTTTGCTGGGTTTTCCCAGCAgggtttgctgctggttttggggttttgtgatTGGGAGCGTTCCTGGGACGGTGGGAACTTGGTTCTCTGATCCCTGGTGCATGGCCAGCTCAGAGACCAGCAACTCCCAGTCCTTCCTGGAGCGGTCCTGTGTTTGCCAtgaagagcagagctgctctgtggcCGTATCCCAGGGCAGGTCCTCACCCAGGGAGCAGTGTCCTTGAGGGGTGTCCTCTCAGCCTGGTCCCCATCTGCTCCTTGGACCAGTGCAGTCCTTCCCCGCTGTAAAGGCCGTTCAGTGCCGGCTGAAGGAGAAAATGGTCCAAAACCCTGTGGGTTTCTGGTGGGAGTTAACACAGACAAACACCTCTTTCCACAGAACATTTCGCTGATGTGTCTCAGACTTGTTCGATCCCTTTTCGAGTCTCGCATCTCGAAAGCGGCTGGAGCTCTGTACCGCAGTGGGGCTGGGCAGAGCAGACCGGGGCTCTCCCGGCTCTTGCTTTCCCTTGTCTTGCCGGATAAAGTCCTGCTCCGAAGAAAGTGGTGCAGCTGTACTCCCTGCTGTCTAAACCCCATTCGAATCACCTCCATAACTCCCTTTCCTCTCCAAATGCATTGGCTCTCGGCCCCGGCATCCCTGGGTCCCGATGCACTTTGGTCTGTTCGCGTGACCCTCCGGCAGCACCTGAACGGGCACAGCCCACGTCCCCCACCCCTCACCgtgctcccttccctcctctccgcAGGGTCTCGATGACTACGGGACGAGGTCCGTCAGCAGGTAAGACTTGAACCTTCCTGTTGCGTTACCTGAAAGTGAACTGTTGGTGTTGGCTCTGGGTGAAGCCGTGGTGCCGTGTCCCCGTGGGGGTCCCTGCGTGGGCTCCCCGGGGGACAGGCAGTGGCTGGGACGGGGTCGTGTGGCGGAGGGGACGCGGTGCAGGTCTCGTCTGTCAGCGCGGAGGGACCCAGCGTCTCCTGGGGAGGACGGGTCCCAGGGCCAGCCCCTGCCGTCCCCGACCTCGCACCccttgtgcttttccagaaagAGTCCCGtctccccagcctcctctctggGGCTTGCGCCCGGATAGCGAGGCCACGGAGAATGCGCGCTCTCGGGGTCTCTTccccggcaccttctcccacccAGCAGCTCCTCCGTCCCCGTTCCCTCTGCCTTGGAGCTGCCCCATCTTGCTTTTGGGTTTAAACCCCAAACCCACGGGCACGGGCTGCGAGCGAAGCGGTGACGGGCCGGGGTCAAGCTCACCGCggcgggggtgctgctgccggTCCCCGTGGCACTGTGCCGGGGAGCTGGGCTCCTGGGCACGGTGCTGCCTCGCGGCGCGCGCCGGCGATCCCGGCCACTCTGGCAGTCTCCTGTGCTTTGTTCCGCAGCGGCAGTGGCAGTTTGGTATCAACGGTGTGAGGACACCTTGGCTATCGGCGGCCCCTTGCTGCTTGGAAGAgctttctgcttctttcccccctttttttctttccccttcgtTTCTCTTTCTCTACTTCTTTTGGATTTTAAACTCTTGTGATCTTCAAGGAAACCATGGTGCTTCTCCACCCCTCCCTGGTGTTCACAGTGCCCTTGTTTCTGAAGCcttttcagagcagaaactgCCGATCGGTCTGTGCTCGCTTTGAAGCAGCCTGGATGCAGTTTACACTTTAGTGGGACCTAGTTTTTGTACTCCTGTGTGAATGTTAGCGATGCACTATCCCTCCTCTGGGGCTGCACGCCAGCCGCCTCGCACGAGCCTGGACAAAACCTCCCAGACTGGAACAAATATGCATGGTCTCTGGTGTCCGTACTGTTACCGAGCATCCGGGATGCCCGTGCCCGGGATGCCGTTCCCGTGGGGGGCAGCAGCCCCGCGCCTCCCCCTCGGCCTGATCCGCTTCCATCCAACCACCCGCCGCGGTGGCTTTGGGAGAAGCGGATAGCGCAGAGCTCCCGCTCCAGGGAAAGGGCTGCTTCTCGGCTGGGGGTCCTGCTGGCTGTGGGCGCAGCCAGCAGCCCCCCTGGAAGGGTTACTCCTGgttgttttataaatatatatatatattttttgtagCAAGGTATTGTTACCTCACGTTAGCGCTGGGGGCTGGTGCGGAGCCGTCTGAGGACGTGCTCGCGTCCCTAAACCGGGCTTGAGCGAGGCAGCCCCCGTGCTGTGCCGGGGGGGCTCGGCAGCACCCGGGGGTCTCCCACCCCGGCGTTGGGCTGGCGCTCGGGGTCCCGCTCCCACAGCTGAGCCCGGCCGTAGCCCTTCCAGTGCCCGTGGCTGTCTCCACCGCAGAGCTGTACAcgctttctttttctgatgtgaTTTTTAAAACCTCTTACATTGCCTGTTTACTAGGACATTGCTGGcaatacagacacacacacagaaaagtttttgttttatatactTGCCTATGGGCATATTGTAACAAGACCCTCCTGCATCGATGTCCTAATTTTGCTAAAGATTTTTAACCCAGGATATTTCATGCTGAATGAATGACtgtagaggggggaaaaaaaaaccacccagccTAGCAAAGCCTGTATGGAGACTGTAAAGTGctgaaaaaccttttttaaaagtcagagaGAAATGTGCCCTGTACTGAGTTATTGTTtgaataaaagttttatttattgcattgAGCTGGGCCTCGGTGTCTTTTTCGGCTGCCGTGCCTGTGTGCTGCCCATCGCCGCCTGCATTGCCCATTGCACATtgccatgccttttttttttttttttttttttttcccatctccatcccctcGGCATTTACATAGCCATGGGAAACCCTGGGTATTGCCTGCCTGCGCTCAGCCCCTGCAGACTTTAAACAGCTTTGCTGAGCGGGAGCAGCTAAAACTGTTTAAGGGCCGGGTCCCTCCTCCGTGTGCGTCTtgaggggatgctgctgctgctgctgcttgctgcatGCCGAGGCTGCGGCTGCGCTTTCCTGGCCCGGCGGTGGTGGGAAAGCGGCGatggccggggctgggggggaaggaagCTGCCCCCCTCCCTTCCGTAGCCCCCACCATGCCTGGCCTCTCCTCTCCGCAGGTGGCTCCCGGCAGCCCGGCTGGCCatgcccttccttcccctcctcgcAGGGAGCCGGCGGGCAGCACCAGCAACTCAATAAACAcaacttttcctcctttttcttctttttcctcctgcttcctctgcccGGAGGCGCTGCGTGCGGTGCAGCCGGCGGGCTCGGTGGGCTCTTGCACCGGGGTGGCCGCTGGCTCGTAGCCCCGTTCCTCTCCTTAACCAACACCTTCTGTTCCCATCAAGGGGTCGGAGCGCATCCCGGTGTCCTCCAAcctgccttctctttcccttgcagCCCCGATGTTGAAGTGGCCAGGTTTTGAGGTGCCCCTGCCCGTAGTTAGTAAGTTGACGGTCTCGGGGGGGGCCGAGCCCTGGGTGTGCTGGTGCTGGGCAGCGGGTGACAGCCGTGGGGCTGCGTGGGGACGGTGCCACCGCTCTGCTTCCCCCCTGCACCCGGCCGAGCGCGTCCCCTCCCTTGGTCACCGCTTGTCCCCGTCCCGGTGGCGGGAGCTCCCGGTCTAATCGCTCTGCATCTGCACGGCTCCTCGCACCACCGCCATGCCGAGCGGCCCGCTGGGGCTGCCGCGCTTCCCTCGGGGATGCtgagctgctcctcctgctcctgccgcTTCCCCTGCTCCCCATAACCAGTCTCTTTGGTTGTAGGTCTCCGGTGTCTGCTGTCCCACCAGCGCCTAGTCGCTGCGTCGCcatccccagccctctcccatgGGACAGAGCAGATCCGCACTAATGTCAAGTTTTTTGAGCAGCTTCTTTTGCTTGTAGACCGCCCTGGGGAAGTGTCTCGGGAGCCTCCTCGTCCCGACCCCAGCTGTGGCcccagggcagggatggaggagTTGTCCCAGGAGCAGAGACCCCCCCCTCGCCAGTATTGCAGACCCCAGGAGAGCCCCTTCCCTGTTTCTCTTTGATCTGTGAGCTGGTTTTCCCGCGGCTGCCAGAGCTGTGGGCTCCAGTCCCAATGGCTCTTCTCTGCCAGAGCAAAAATAGTTAAATAATAAGCCCTGGTGACTCATCAAAGCaacctttcctctccctccagtCCTGAGAATCTATTTTGGCATCCTGGAGGGAAAAGTGATCTAAGAATCTGCATTAATTAGGTGGGAAATTAATTACcctatttttaagcaaaagccATTTATcttttgaggaaagaaaagcGTGCTTGGAGAGGTGAGGGATGGCGGGGGCCAGGGGCCAAGCGGGTCTCGCTGCCGCAGGTTACGTGGCCATTGCTCCTGTTGCAGAAAGGCGAGGGTTtgtgcagctccctggggagggctgggggctggccaGGCAGCAGGTTTAGACCCAATGGCTCAGGGCAGCCCAGGGTGGCCGTGCACCGCAGGCAGCCGACAGTACCCCCgtggctgcctgcaccccaggggAGTTACCTCCTGCCCGTAGCCGGCAAGTGCCGGTGGCAGCGGGACGGCGCTGGGGAGGCCCCAGGTAGGTAAAGCCCGGCTGTCACGGCTCTGGCTGTGGGACGTTGCCGTTCCTCAGGGTGGCCGAGGCTGGCTTGCCGGGAGCCGAGCTCCTCCTGCGCAGCCAGCTCATCCGTGTGCCCTTCCTCTCCCCGTGCTCTGCCTCTCCATCATTTGGCTTCTCCAAAGGCTTCCCAGCCAGCACGGCACGGAGCTGCAAGCTCTGCTCTTGCCCGGGTATCCCCGCGCTTCCCTTGGCAGATGGGATGTGGGAGCTGTAACCCCCTGCTCCCCCATAGCAGCAAGGTGCAGAGCCGGGTGATCTCGGGGTGCTCCCACACGTGGGAATGGCTCGAGTCCGGGCTGGAGCAGCTTTTccagccctggccccccccccccgtcccctccttGGCAGCCCCAGCTTTAGGCTGGCTGGAAAGCAAGGTAGGAGAACATCCAGCATGCAGCAGCCCTTGCCGGCTCATCTCTTAGGTCCACCACTGCTTTAACTGAGAAAAGCGGATGAGCGAGGGGCAGCTCGGCCcaagggctctgcagggcagagcagctccagcttaACCCCTTCCCAAATCCTGCTGAACCCGGGCGGGTGGAGGGGACGGGGCTGGCGGCTCCGGGCTCCCTGACCGCCCCGCTCGGGCTTGGGTTTAGCCTTGAAGCGTGCCCAGCGCAGCCTCTGCAGCCAGCGGAGCCACCTCGGCTCTGCAGCCGAAGCTTTTCGAGGTCTCACCAGATTGTCGCTCGCTGTGCCGGTGCCCCGTCCTCGCAGGCCCCGCTGCCGCCATCCCTCCTGCTAAACTctgccttcctctttctctgcagaaaCCCCTTTGCCAACGTCCAGCTGAAGCCAACGGTGACGAACGACCGCTCGGCTCCGCTCATCAGCTGATCCGGCAGCGCTGGTACCTGCCGTGCCGCGCGGCACTCGCCACCTCCTCCTCGCCGCTGCATGTCTGGCTTTCCAGGACTTCATTTTTAGGCAGAGTTTATTTAATCCTGCTGCTTCGAAAGCCAAAGGCTAAAGCTAGTGCCCTAGTTCTCTCTTCTCTAGACCCAGCTTATTCCTCTCGGTGGCAGAGGGTTAAACCGCTGCCTTGTAGCCCGTCCTTTGACTGCGCAGAATTAGCGCGATGGCAGCCCCCCCACACATACTCCCAGCATGGCCCGTAGCCAGGTTTGCTTCTAGGCTTAGCAGCAGCTTGCCATGGTTGGGA
Encoded here:
- the BAIAP2 gene encoding brain-specific angiogenesis inhibitor 1-associated protein 2 isoform X7 produces the protein MVLPGPPGMSRSEEVHRLTENVYKTIMEQFNPSLRNFISMGKTYEKALASMTYAAKGYFDALVKMGELASESQGSKELGDVLFQMAEVHRQIQNQLEEMLKSFHNELLTQLEQKVELDSRYLSAALKKYQTEQRSKGDSLDKCQAELKKLRKKSQGSKNPQKYSDKELQYIEAISNKQGELENYVSDGYKTALTEERRRFCFLVEKQCAVAKSAITYHAKGKEMLTQKLPLWQQSCSDPNKIPDRAIQLMQQMAASSNGTIMPSPLSTSKSNLIISDPIPGAKPLPVPPELAPFVGRMSAQEAMPVMNGVSGPDSDGYNHWSEMKPAQPKSLSPPQPQKQLSDSYSNTLPVRKNVPPKNSYASAENKTLPRSSSMAAGLERNGRTRVQAIFSHAAGDNSTLLSFKEGDLITLLVPEARDGWHYGESEKTKMRGWFPFSYTRVLDSDGSERVHASLQQGKSSSTGNLLDKDDIAIPPPDYGMASQAFPAQGVNTFKQRPYSVAVPAFSQGLDDYGTRSVSSPDVEVARF
- the BAIAP2 gene encoding brain-specific angiogenesis inhibitor 1-associated protein 2 isoform X3: MVLPGPPGMSRSEEVHRLTENVYKTIMEQFNPSLRNFISMGKTYEKALASMTYAAKGYFDALVKMGELASESQGSKELGDVLFQMAEVHRQIQNQLEEMLKSFHNELLTQLEQKVELDSRYLSAALKKYQTEQRSKGDSLDKCQAELKKLRKKSQGSKNPQKYSDKELQYIEAISNKQGELENYVSDGYKTALTEERRRFCFLVEKQCAVAKSAITYHAKGKEMLTQKLPLWQQSCSDPNKIPDRAIQLMQQMAASSNGTIMPSPLSTSKSNLIISDPIPGAKPLPVPPELAPFVGRMSAQEAMPVMNGVSGPDSDGYNHWSEMKPAQPKSLSPPQPQKQLSDSYSNTLPVRKNVPPKNSYASAENKTLPRSSSMAAGLERNGRTRVQAIFSHAAGDNSTLLSFKEGDLITLLVPEARDGWHYGESEKTKMRGWFPFSYTRVLDSDGSERVHASLQQGKSSSTGNLLDKDDIAIPPPDYGMASQAFPAQGVNTFKQRPYSVAVPAFSQDYLMPYGCAIKDYSSGLCQPPSAHYKPYTRSTAGLDDYGTRSVSSPDVEVARF
- the BAIAP2 gene encoding brain-specific angiogenesis inhibitor 1-associated protein 2 isoform X4, translated to MVLPGPPGMSRSEEVHRLTENVYKTIMEQFNPSLRNFISMGKTYEKALASMTYAAKGYFDALVKMGELASESQGSKELGDVLFQMAEVHRQIQNQLEEMLKSFHNELLTQLEQKVELDSRYLSAALKKYQTEQRSKGDSLDKCQAELKKLRKKSQGSKNPQKYSDKELQYIEAISNKQGELENYVSDGYKTALTEERRRFCFLVEKQCAVAKSAITYHAKGKEMLTQKLPLWQQSCSDPNKIPDRAIQLMQQMAASSNGTIMPSPLSTSKSNLIISDPIPGAKPLPVPPELAPFVGRMSAQEAMPVMNGVSGPDSDGYNHWSEMKPAQPKSLSPPQPQKQLSDSYSNTLPVRKNVPPKNSYASAENKTLPRSSSMAAGLERNGRTRVQAIFSHAAGDNSTLLSFKEGDLITLLVPEARDGWHYGESEKTKMRGWFPFSYTRVLDSDGSERVHASLQQGKSSSTGNLLDKDDIAIPPPDYGMASQAFPAQGVNTFKQRPYSVAVPAFSQGLDDYGTRSVSRNPFANVQLKPTVTNDRSAPLIS